The nucleotide sequence TGTCGGTCACCGTGGCCGTCGGCCGCGGCGCATCGGCCGGCGTCCTCATCCGCTCGGCCGACGTACTGGAGCGCATGGAAAAGTTGGACACCGTCATCGTGGACAAGACGGGCACGCTGACCGAAGGCAAGCCGCGACTGGTCACACTGTTGCCCACGCGCGAGTTCACCGAGGTCGAATTACTCCGCCTCGCGGCCGGACTCGAGCGCGGGAGCGAGCACCCGCTCGCGGCTGCAATTCTGAAGGGCGCACAAGACCGCGTGGTGACGCCGGCCGCAGTCGAGGGATTCGAGTCGGTCGCTGGGAAGGGTGTGCGGGGGCGCGCCGCGGACCGGCGCGTCGCGCTCGGGAATCAGGCGATGATGGAGGCCGAGGGAGCCCGTGACTTGGGCGCCTTCGCCACTCGCGCCGAGGAGCTTCGCCGGGACGGGCAGACCGTCGTGTTCGTCGCGGTGGACGGCAAGGCGGCCGGCTTGGTCGGCGTGGCGGACCCCATCAAGACGACGACGCCCGACGCGGTGAAACAACTGCACGCGGCCGGGGTCCGCGTGGTCATGCTGACGGGCGACAACCGCGCGACGGCCGAGGCGGTCGCGAAGAAGCTCGGCATTGATGAGGTGCTCGCCGACGTTCTCCCGGAACAGAAAGTCGAAGCCGTCCGCCGGTTGCGGGCCGAGGGGCGCGTGGTGGCGATGGCCGGCGACGGGGTGAACGACGCTCCGGCTCTCGCGGCCGCCGATGTGGGAATCGCGATGGGCACGGGTACCGATGTGGCGATGGAATCGGCCGGGGTGACGCTGGTGAAGGGCGACCTGCGGGGCGTCGTGAAGGCCCGTACCCTGAGCCGGGCGACGATGCAGAACATCCGACAAAACTTGATCTTCGCGTTCGCCTACAACTTGCTGGGCGTGCCCGTCGCGGCCGGCGTGTTGTACCCCGCGTTCGGGTTGCTCCTGAGCCCGATGATCGCGGCCGCCGCCATGAGTTTGAGTTCCGTGTCCGTGATCGCCAACGCACTCAGATTGCGTGCCATCAAGTTGTAACCGGCACGAATTGAGTCCCCGGCGCCGGTCAAACGGTTTGAGCGACTGGGAGCGGACTGGCCGTCTTCAGAATGTGCAACTGCTGAAGAGCGGCCCCGTCCGCGGTGCCGGGGAAGAGCGTTCGGTTGAACAGGTGGTTGGCCAAGAAACTGCCCGCTTCGCAACTCAGTCCTCCAACGTTTCGCGATTGGGCCACCCCGCGCCACCCGATCACCTGAGCGATGGGGACGTCGAGGGTCAATACTTCGTGGGTGTTGATGTTGGCCGTGGTGATGACTCCGGGCAGCGCGATATCGTCTTCCGGGAGCGCGTCCGGGAGGTAGATCCCGTCGCCGGCGCGGATGAACACGGCGTAGATGTACCGGGGCCAGCCGCCCCCGGTGACCGCGGTCGGGTGCGCGGAGCCGCCCCGGGTCGCGTAGTTCGCCGCCACGTCCACTTGGGTCGTGGTGGTCACGGTATTCTTCGTCCCGCCGCCGTCCATGATCGTGGGTTTCGAGCTGGTCGTACTGGATATGTAACGGTGCAGCCCCCCGGCTTGAAGGATCATCGAGGGGGGCCGGTTATCCCCGTGAAACGCGATGAGATCGCGGGCCGTGGTTACCAGATTGTTGAACCGCTTCCAGCTCCCGAGTTTGTTCTTGTTCATGACGCCGAGCGTCCGCAGAATGCGCTTCATTGTTTCGTCCCATATGTGTCGGTTTCGCGCCACCGTCAGAGTCATTACGGCGACTCGCGTGGCGCTCTTTCAGCGGATACACGCGCCTGCGGGCCGAACCGCTCCGCGCCCGACACGAACGACTGAAGCCCCGACCCCGTTTGGCCGATATTGCACCAATGCGCACAAACGACACTCCCCCCACGTTCGCGCCCGGCCCGACCCCGAACTCGGTGCGGGCACCCGATGGCACGGTTAGCACGATCCCCGAAGGTTGGGTACTCGTGCCGCCCGGCGATGCGGGGCTCACGCGCCGCATCCGGGCCGCGGGCGAGAGCTGGTCCGTCGCGGAGAAGCGCGGGCGCAAGGTGTTCTCGCGCGGCGTGTGGGCACCGGCCGCGACCGTGGATGCGGTGAAGGTCGAACTCGAAGCCGAGCGCTCCACGGAATCTTACGCGCGCCGCAAGAAGGCCGACGCGGGGCGCCGCGAAAAGGCTCAGACCGAGTACGTCGAGGAATTCTGGATCGCGGTTCGCACATTCTTACGCTTCTCGGCGCCGCACGCCGAACTTGCGGACCGCCTCGCCCGTGCGGTGGCCGACCACGCCACGCCCGTCGGCAGCGGAACGGTCGCGCGCACCAAGCGCATCCCGGTCGAACAGCGCGCCGAAGCCGCCGTCATCGCGTGGATGCGGCACCAGACTACCGCCTACGACTCCATGAGCATCGCGCGCGTGAAAGGCAAGCGCCGGGAAGTCCGGCGCATGCTCGCGCGCCGGTCGCAGGAACTGCTCGACCGCTACCGAAAGGGGGAAGCCATCCCGGAGAACTGCCCGCTTCGGAAAGCGCTGGGTGCGTTCCCTCAATCCGGGGCCGCGTGATCGAGGCCGAGCAACCGCCTTTCCCCGCGCCGGCAAAACGCCGACTACGTAAGCTTCGTGGTCGTATCGGAGTATAACGGCGTGCAGAGTGTCGCCCGAATCACTGCACGTCGAGGACGCGATGGAATACCGTCAGTTGGGTCGGTCGGGGTTCAAGGTTCCGGTACTCAGCCTGGGTACCGGGACGTTCGGCGGGGGGAACGAGTTCTTCAAGGCGTGGGGCGACACGGACGCGAAAGGCGCATCGCACCTCATCGACGTGTGCCTCGACGCCGGACTGACGATGTTCGACTCGGCCGACATCTACTCGAACGGTCTGGCCGAAGAAGTGCTCGGGGCCGCCATCAAAGGCCGGCGCGATAAAGTGCTCATTTCCACGAAGGCCACGTTCCGATTCGGCGACGGACCGAACAACGTCGGCTCGTCCCGGTTCCACCTCGTCCGCTCGTGCGAGGCGCAACTGAAGCGCCTCGGTACCGATTACATCGACCTCTACCAGATGCACGGTTTCGACGCGACCACCCCGGTCGAAGAAACGCTCGCGGCGCTCGACGATCTGGTGCGAGCCGGGAAGATCCGCTACATCGGGTGCTCGAACTTCTCCGGCTGGCACCTCATGAAGTCGCTAGCCACCTCCGACTGTTACGGCTGGTCGCGGTACGTCGCGCACCAAGCGTATTACTCGCTGGTGGGTCGCGACTACGAGTGGGAGTTGATGCCGCTCGGGATCGATCAGGGCGTGGGCGCGGTGGTGTGGAGTCCTCTCGGGTGGGGCCGGCTCACGGGCAAGATGCGCCGCGGACAGGCGCTCCCGAAGACGAGCCGCTTGAACAGCCAGATCAGCAACGAGAAGGGTCCGCCGGTCGCCGACGAGTACGTGTACAAGGTCGTAGACGCACTCGACGCGGTAGCAAAAGAGACTGGCAAAACGGTGCCGCAAATCGCGCTCAACTGGCTGTTACAGCGCCCCACGGTAGCGACCGTCATCATCGGCGCGCGCGACGAACAACAACTACGTGACAACTTGGGCGCGGTGGGTTGGAACCTCACACCGGCCCAAGTCGCGAAGCTCGACGCGGCCAGCGCGGTGACACTCGCCTACCCCTACTGGCACCAGCGCGGGTTCGTCGAGCGTAACCCGTCGCCGGTCGGATAAGGGCGAACGAAAGCCGAATGCCGCCGCGGATAAACGCAGATTACGCGGATCAAGACAGAGAGGTCAGAAGACAGAGAGCAGAGTTCAAAAGGCAGAGAACAGAGCCGCGGATCGCGCAGATCAGACAGGGGAATGATTTTTAGCCCCGATAGGGGCGACAGCGTGTAGCCAGGGGTGAAGCGCTAGCGCAACCCCTGGCGAGCTCCCGGAAACCCTGACTGGTGAACCTTCGTGTCTTCCGGCGGACATCATCTCCAACAATGCGGACGGGCGCCCACGGCCCCAGGCTCATTCCAGCATGAGGGCCGCGAGCGCGAGCGTACCAAGGCCGTAGAAGGTGTACTCCACGTCGGTGTATTCGTCCCACAACCCACCGCGGAACCCGCCGATGGGCCGCTCGCACTCCTCGGCGTAGCGCTGAACGGCTTCCCAATCGAGTTTGTTCGCGAAGCCGAGTTGGTCCAGCGTCCACCCGCCCGTAAATGTCGAGAGCAAGTCCGCCGCGGGGATGCGGTCGTTCGCTCGCAGCCCGCCTTCAAAGGGCGATGGCAATGCCGCGAGGAAGTTCGCGGTGCCGGCGCGGGCGGTGTCGTCGAGTTCGCCGAGAATTTGAAGTAGTCCCACACCTGCGGCGGTCGGGTTCGTCCCGCTCCGCTTCATCGCGGAAATTTCCACGTATCCGCCGTCGTCGCGCCGGCGCGATTTCACGAACGCGGCCAACCGATCGGCTTCGGGATTGGAGCGGCCGAGGAGTTGCAAACAGAGCGTAACGAGGAAACTGGTGTAGGTGCTGCCGTACAGTGCTCCGGGCGTCTTGCCGTACCCGCCGTCCGGCGAGCGGAACGTTTCGAGTGTGGACGCCACGCGCTCGGGCCAGTCGGTCGGCGCGTCTGCCAGTACATCGGGACCACCGCCCAACGGAACCAGGTAGCAACTCACGACGAGCGAAAAGAAGTCCACCACGCCCGCGCTGCCGGTCATCTTCGTGCGGAGGAAGTTCGCGGCCTTATTGCACACGTCTGAGTTCAGCGCTTGAAGCACCGCGAGCGAGCGCAGCGCGAACCCGGTGTAGTAGAGGTCGGACCCGCCCTCGCGCCCGGAGAACCCGCCGTCCGGGTTCTGGGCTTCGAGCAGGTACGTGGTGTTCCGTTCGCGCTGGTCCGCGGGCAACCGCTCGATGCCTTCGAGCAGCCGGGTCGTGAGGCGCATCAGATACGGCTCGGCTTCGGTCACAGTGGCCTCTCCAGGATCTCGCGCACGGCGGTCGGGATCTCCAGGGACTCAATTTGGTCCGAGTTGGTGCCCCGACAATACACCGAGGTCATGCGCCCGACCGCGACCGGTTCGCCGCGCTGGTTCGTGAAATCGAACCGGTAGCTCACGGACTTCTTCCCGAGCTTCTCCAAACTCACCGCGATCGTCAGCACGTCCGAAAACTTCGCCGGCTTTTGGTAGTCACAGGTCACCGAGACGCGCGGGAAGCCCCACTTCACGCCGTCCTCGATCCAACTGACGGACAAGCCGCGCGCGCGAAGGAAGTCCGTCTCCGCCACTTCCATGAAGCGGAAAAAGTTCGAGAAGTGCATAATGCCGGCCATGTCGGTGTCCCCGAACTCGACGCGGCGCGTGATGCGAAATGGGGTCATACGGTGACCGGTACCTGATTAGAGATGAACTGATCGAGCAACGCGACGGTTTCGCGCGCCATCACATCCGCGGTGAAGCGCTCGCGCACGGCGGCTTCGCCCGCGCGCCCGGCGCGAGTGCGGAGTTCGTCGTCGGTTAGTATTTGTCGCAGTCCATCAGCGAGTGCGTCGATGGAATCCGGCGCAACGAGCAGCCCGCCGCCGCTGGAGTCGATCAGTTCCGGGAACGTGCCGTGTGCGGGCAGCACGACGGGCACGCCGTTCGCCCACGCTTCGAGGACGTACAGCCCCTTCGGTTCGCGGTACACGGTGGGCACGCAGAGCACATCAATAGCTCGCATGAAGCGCACTTTATCTTCGTGCGTCGGGCTTTCCACGTGCTCGAAATCATCGATTAGCCCCGCGCTCGTGAGCCGCTTCACCTGCGCGTCGAAATACGCCCGGTTGTTCTCTCCCATCCACCCACTGGCTTTGAGCTTCGCGGCCGGCGCGCCCGGAGTTTGCCTCAACGTGATGAACGCCTCGACCGCGCGGTGGAAGCCCTTCTCCGGGCAGATCCGGGCGAAGTACCCCACCGTGAGCGGGCGCGTGCCGCGCGCGTCCGCGGCTCCGCCGTGGCCCGCGAGGTTGATACCGGGCCGGACGACGCGAATGCTCTCGCGCGGTATGCCGATGTATTCGGCCATGTGATCGGCGTAGTAGGCGCTCGTGCTGATGTACCCGTCCACGGAGCGCCCGTTCTCGCGAATCAGCGCGAAGCACCGCTGCCGTTCGCGCTCGGAAAGCTCGTCCAGGAAGATGTCGTCGCCCTGGAGCGTGACGAACACGGGCACCCCGAGCGCCTTCTTCACGGCGGGGATCACGCCGGAGAGGAGCGCGTTGGTGAACAGCACCACGTCCGGCTTCTCGTCCCGGAGGTACTCCACCAGCTTCTCGACTTCCTTGGACTGTTTCCCGTGCGTGCCCTGCAACATCGAGATCGTGAGTTCGCCCTGTTCGCTGTACTTCGCGCGCACGGCGAACCGCGATACCCACTTCAGCAGCCAGCGGAAGTTGAACAGCCGGTCGAGGAACCGCGGGGTGTGGCGGAACAGCCAGAACTTCTGTTCGAGGTAGATGTTCACGCCACCGAAGAACACCTTTTGCTGCGACGCATCAGGCTCGTCCACCTTGATGGGCATGTACGCGGGGATGAGCAGCGCGTCGTGCCCGAGGCGCCGGAGTGCGGTGACGAGCGTGTTGTCGCGCATGCAACTGCCGCAGTACATGCCCGCAGCACCGGCGGTAATAAACGCGATTCGCATAGCCCGCCCGGGGTGAACGATACTGCACGTTTTCTTACGGCGGATACCGGATCGCGGCGAACGGCTTTCAGGCGGCGGGGTGACGGGCACCACGGATTGAAGACAGAAGGCGGAATGGCCACGAAAAGGCACAAAAGAAGACCGAGCAGAAGAGCCACGGATAAACACCGAGAACACGGATCAGACACGAGAGAAGTAAAGACGCATTGGCAACAAGGGCACA is from Gemmata palustris and encodes:
- a CDS encoding prenyltransferase/squalene oxidase repeat-containing protein, which codes for MTEAEPYLMRLTTRLLEGIERLPADQRERNTTYLLEAQNPDGGFSGREGGSDLYYTGFALRSLAVLQALNSDVCNKAANFLRTKMTGSAGVVDFFSLVVSCYLVPLGGGPDVLADAPTDWPERVASTLETFRSPDGGYGKTPGALYGSTYTSFLVTLCLQLLGRSNPEADRLAAFVKSRRRDDGGYVEISAMKRSGTNPTAAGVGLLQILGELDDTARAGTANFLAALPSPFEGGLRANDRIPAADLLSTFTGGWTLDQLGFANKLDWEAVQRYAEECERPIGGFRGGLWDEYTDVEYTFYGLGTLALAALMLE
- a CDS encoding acyl-CoA thioesterase → MTPFRITRRVEFGDTDMAGIMHFSNFFRFMEVAETDFLRARGLSVSWIEDGVKWGFPRVSVTCDYQKPAKFSDVLTIAVSLEKLGKKSVSYRFDFTNQRGEPVAVGRMTSVYCRGTNSDQIESLEIPTAVREILERPL
- a CDS encoding aldo/keto reductase — its product is MEYRQLGRSGFKVPVLSLGTGTFGGGNEFFKAWGDTDAKGASHLIDVCLDAGLTMFDSADIYSNGLAEEVLGAAIKGRRDKVLISTKATFRFGDGPNNVGSSRFHLVRSCEAQLKRLGTDYIDLYQMHGFDATTPVEETLAALDDLVRAGKIRYIGCSNFSGWHLMKSLATSDCYGWSRYVAHQAYYSLVGRDYEWELMPLGIDQGVGAVVWSPLGWGRLTGKMRRGQALPKTSRLNSQISNEKGPPVADEYVYKVVDALDAVAKETGKTVPQIALNWLLQRPTVATVIIGARDEQQLRDNLGAVGWNLTPAQVAKLDAASAVTLAYPYWHQRGFVERNPSPVG
- a CDS encoding DUF2293 domain-containing protein, producing the protein MRTNDTPPTFAPGPTPNSVRAPDGTVSTIPEGWVLVPPGDAGLTRRIRAAGESWSVAEKRGRKVFSRGVWAPAATVDAVKVELEAERSTESYARRKKADAGRREKAQTEYVEEFWIAVRTFLRFSAPHAELADRLARAVADHATPVGSGTVARTKRIPVEQRAEAAVIAWMRHQTTAYDSMSIARVKGKRREVRRMLARRSQELLDRYRKGEAIPENCPLRKALGAFPQSGAA
- a CDS encoding glycosyltransferase family 4 protein, with protein sequence MRIAFITAGAAGMYCGSCMRDNTLVTALRRLGHDALLIPAYMPIKVDEPDASQQKVFFGGVNIYLEQKFWLFRHTPRFLDRLFNFRWLLKWVSRFAVRAKYSEQGELTISMLQGTHGKQSKEVEKLVEYLRDEKPDVVLFTNALLSGVIPAVKKALGVPVFVTLQGDDIFLDELSERERQRCFALIRENGRSVDGYISTSAYYADHMAEYIGIPRESIRVVRPGINLAGHGGAADARGTRPLTVGYFARICPEKGFHRAVEAFITLRQTPGAPAAKLKASGWMGENNRAYFDAQVKRLTSAGLIDDFEHVESPTHEDKVRFMRAIDVLCVPTVYREPKGLYVLEAWANGVPVVLPAHGTFPELIDSSGGGLLVAPDSIDALADGLRQILTDDELRTRAGRAGEAAVRERFTADVMARETVALLDQFISNQVPVTV